Below is a genomic region from Verrucomicrobiota bacterium.
CAGATTAACGGGTACACGGCGGCGACTCTAAGGCTGACACTCGCACCCACCCCCCAGGATGCCGCTCCGAACCCCGAACTCCGAACGTCCCTCCCCATTTGTGGCATTTTTCCGCTTGTGGCATTTGTGGCATTCCCCCCCGGCACCGGCCCGCTTGACCCGGCGTGAGCGGACCGTAGTCTTCCGGTAATGATGGTGCGCGAGAAATTGACCTGGGAAGACGTGTGCGCTGACCCGAGCCTGCGCGACCTTCCTTTTAAGATCGAGCTCAATCGGCTTAATCAGATTGTGATGTCTCCGTCTCATCCGCGCCACAGCCGGCTTCAGAGCAAGATTGCGCGGATCCTCGGGGATCTGCTGAGCGGCGGCGAGGCGATCGTAGAGCTTGCGGTTGACACCGAGGACAGCACGAAGGTTCCCGACGTGGTCTGGGCTTCCCGGGAGATGATCGATCGCCACAGCAGCGACGTGGCCTGGGTGAGAGCACCTGAGATCTGTGTGGAAGTCTTGTCGCCGGCCAATACCGTTCAGGAGATCGCGCAGAAGCGGGCCCTTTATTTCGAGCGCGGTGCACTTGAGGTGTGGGTTTGTTCCTGGGACGGCCGGATGACTTTCTACGGTCCGGAGGGAGAGCTGAAGGGATCAACGCTTTGCCCGATGTTTCCGGATACGATCGTGCTTTAGTGGGCGTCAAAAAGTTGTTACACCGGTTTTCACGTTTGTTGAGCGGTCTTTGCCCCCTCAACCGTCCTAAGAATGGGTGTAGTAATGCAGCGCACCGGCTGGTTTCCCTTCAGGCGCGCAAACGGGTCTGTGGTGGACGGCCGGTGCGCCTCGGTGCGCGGCAGGACAGGCTCAGGCCCGTGATTGCGGAAGCCAGCGAGCCGAAGATGATTCCGGCCTTTGCCTGTTCCACGAGTTCCGGACCGCCCGGGAACGCCAGGTTGGAGATGAACAAGGACATGGTGAAGCCGATGCCTCCGAGGCAAGCAACTGCGCGCAACTGACGCCAGTTGACTCCGGCCGGGCATTCGGCGACGCCCAGCTTTGTGGCCAGCCAGCATGCCCCGAGGATACCGGCCGGCTTGCCCAGGAACAGCCCCGCGATGGTTCCGAGCGAAACCGGACTAGCGAGCCGGGAAAGGAGGATCGGGCCGTGCATTGCAAGGCCGGCGTTGGCCAGGGCGAATAGCGGCAGGATTAGGAAGCTGACGAAGGGGTGAAGCGTGCGTTCCAGACGGTGAAGCGGCGTTGGGTTCTGTCCGTACGCGCTTTCCGGGAGAGATGCTGCGCCAAGGGGCGGTTTGACGCGTAGCGGCACTGCGAGGGCGAGCAGGACGCCTGCCACGGTGGAGTGTATCCCCGATCTGAGCACTGCCAGCCAGAGAACCAGGCCGATGAGCAGGTAAGGCGCCAGGCGGCGTACCCCCAGGCGGTTGAGCGCGAGCAACAAAGCGAACGTTCCGGCCGCGACCGCCAGGGCCGGCCACGAAAGGTGGGCACGGTAGAAGATCGCGATGGCCAGGACCGCACCCAGATCGTCGATGATGGCCAGCGCCGTCAAGAACACCTTGAGCGCAATCGGCACCCGGTGCGAACCGAGGAGCGCGAGCACCCCCAGCGAGAAGGCGATGTCCGTCGCCATCGGCACGCCCCAGCCGCGCCCCGCATTACTACTGCCGGCACCGGCGCTAAAAACGGCGTAAACAAGCGCAGGGACAACCATGCCGCCGAGCGCGGCGGCCGCGGGTAAGACGGCTTTTCGAATACCGGACAGCCGGCCCTCAACCAGCTCGCGCTTGATCTCCAGGCCAACCAGCAGGAAAAAGACCGCCATCAAACCGTCATTTATCGCGTGGGCCAATGACCCATGCAGGGCGAATCCGCCGAGGTGAAGGCTGAGCGTGGTGCCCCAAACCCGCTGGTAAACGTCGCTCCAGGGTGAGTTGGCCCACGCCAGAGCCATTGTTGCTGCGACGACCAGCGTCAAAGCACCCGCCGACTCCAGTTCGATGAATTCAAACAGGGGCCACACCAAACGTCTGAAACCCGCCGGCGCGCCGACACGAAGCGTCTCGTTCGTCGTCACGACGATTTGCTTGCCCTGAATCGAGCTCACCCTCAACCGCAATCGAGAATACAAAGGGTTCGCGGCACACGGCGCCTCCGAGCCCCGAACTTCGAGCTCTTCCCGCCGTGTTCGCCGTGTGAACTCTTACGCTGTACCCGCCCGATCGCTGTGGCCGCCGTGTGAACTCTTCCGCCGTGCCCGCCCGATCGCTGTGACCGCTGTGTGACCGAACTCCGAACTTCACCTTTGGTGGCACGGCTTCAGCCGGTCCGTTCAACGTGCCGCCCCTTGCAACCCGGTGTAGCATTCGAGGTATTTGAGCCCGGCGCCGGTGTTGAAGATAACCGCTGACTGGTGCGCCTGAATCCACCCGGACCGCCGGAGTTTACTCAAGTCCACCGGCAGCAGAGGCGTCCATCCCTCGCCGAGGGTAACCGGAGCAGTCTCGGGTGCGAGCGGCAGGAGTTCCCGATAGCGCCACAGCGACGCTTCCCGGCCCGCAAGCCTTTACCGTCCAAACGCCGCGCGGGCGGCCGGCAGATCGTACCGGGCCAACAACGGGCGGCCGCAGGCGCGGCAGACCGTCTGAATTTCATCTTTCGAGTGCCCCTTGCCGCACAGCCCGCAAACCAGTTCGATCAAAAACACAAGCGCCTCGTCACGATAAATGGAAGGTCGGCCGCATCAACGGTCCGTGTGCGACGTGGTTGCGCCGGATGACAGCAAGCCGGCAACTTTCGTGATTGCGCCCTTGATCGAGGTGAAATGTATACTATTTAAGTAGGCATTCCGGGCGCCACCGCGGCAGCCTGCCTTTGCCGGAATAAACAGCCTGAAGACGATGAGCCCGTTCAATAACCTATACCGGCGCGCCTTGATCGGCGTGCTCCTGCTGATGCTGACGGCGGCGGTGATTCCCTCGAAGGCGGAATTTGACTCAAAGCTCTTTCGCATCGGGTACCAAAAGGCCGCCAACACGCTGGTGCTGCTCAAAGCCCATGACGCGTTGACGAAGCGTTTGCAGCCGCTGGGGGTTGAAGTGGCCTGGTCGGAATTCACCGCCGGTCCCCAGTTGATGGAAGGCTTAAACGCCGGCGCCGTCGATTTCGGTTACGTCGGCGAAGTGCCCCCGATCTTTGCGCTGGCGGCAGGGGCAAACTTCGTCTACGTCGCCTACGAACTGCCCACCCCGGAAGCCGAAGGAATTTTGGTCGACAAAAACTCGCCGATTCACACCCTTGCCGAATTGAAAGGTAAAAGGGTGGCGTTCAACAAAGGGTCGGACGTTCACTGGCTGGTTATCCGCGCTTTGCAGGATGTGGGTCTCACTTACCGCGATATCCTGCCTGCATATCTGACGCCGGCGGATGCCCGTGCCGCTTTCCAGCGCGGCGCGATCGACGCCTGGGCGATTTGGGACCCCTTCTTCGTCGCGGCGCAAAAGCAACTTGGCGCCCGCGTCCTGACCAACGCCGCGGGAATCGTGAACCGGTACCAATATTTTCTAAGCGCACGTCCGTACGCGGAGAAACGGCCTGACGTGCTCAAGATCGTCCTCGAAGAAGCCGGCAACATCGGCCGATGGGTACGGCAAAACTACCCGTCCGCAGCCGCCGAATTGGCACCGGTCCAGGGATTGTCGCCTGACGTGATTGAAGCCGGGCTCCGGCACTACCAGCACATCTACAAACCGATTGATGGCGCCGTGTTGGCGGACCAGCAGAGAATCGCTGACGCCTTTTACGAACTAAAATTGATTCCGAAGAAGATCTCGGTGCGCGATGCCATGCTGCCTGCCAATCTCCAAGGTGAAATGAGTGCGCCTTCACCTGCCTCAAGGCCTTGAAGGCGGTCCATCGACGCATCGACGAGTCTGAGCGCCCGCCTTGCCGGGTACGGTGTCGAACGAAAGCGTCAGCTTCGCATGACCTCTGCCAGCACCTTTTCCTTGAGGCCGATGAAAGCCCGGCCCGATCGCGTGCGAGGCCGCTCAAGTTCCACGGCCGTTTCGAAGGTCAGTTTGCCCCCCTCCATGACCAGCACCCGGTCCGCCAACGTGACGGCTTCCTCCACGTCGTGGGTCACGAGCACGGCCGAGAACCGGCTTTCCAGCCAAAGCCGTTCGATGAGGTTTTGCATCTCCAGCCGGGTGAGTGCGTCCAGGGCCCCCAAGGGTTCGTCAAAGAGGATGAGTTCCGCTGCGCTCGCCAAGGCGCGCGCCAGGGCCACCCGTTGGCGCTGGCCACCCGACAAAACCAGCGGCCACTCGCGTTCCCGCGCACCGAGTCCGACGTGTTCGAGGGCTTCGCGGGCAATCGGGCGTCGATCCGGTCCCCGGGGCGTGGCCAGCAGGACGTTTTCAAGGACCGATAACCACGGCAGCAGCGCGGCGTCCTGGAACATCAGCCGGGCACGCGGATTGATGCCGGCTCCCAACGGTTCATCCTCGATGAGGATACGTCCGGAACTCGGCTTCTCCAGCCCGGCGACCAAGCGCAGCAAGGTCGATTTCCCGCTGCCGCTTCGCCCGACGATGGCGACCACTTCGCCACGACCGATCTCGAGGCTCACGGGGTGCAACGCCGTGTTGGCTCCGAAGCTTTTGGAGACGTTTTCAACCCTAAGCAACGCCTTTGAAGAAGGCGCCCGACTAACTCTGGTCTCGTGTTCTGCAAATGGTGTGATGATGGTAGCACTCATGTTAGGCAGTCCGGTAGGCAGGATTCCAACGAAGGAGGTAACGTTCCAACAGGCGGGTTAGCGTGTCAGCCAGCTTGCCCAGGAGGGCGTAGAGCAGGATGCCCAGGAGCATGACGTCGGTTTGCAGAAAATCGCGCGCGTTCATCGTCATGTAGCCGATGCCGTTGTCGGAGGCGATGGTTTCGGCGACGATGAGCGTCAACCAGGTAATACCCAGCGCATAACGCACCCCGATCAGAATCGACGGCAGGGCACCCGGCAGGATGACTTTGCGGAGCAAATCAAACCTGGACAGGCCGTAGCTGCGCCCCATCTCAACCAGGCGCGGTTCAACGGAACGGACGCCGTGGGCCGTGTTGAGGTAGACGGGGAAAAAGACGCCGAGCACGATAAGAAAAAGTTTCGCCGATTCACCGATGCCGAACCACAAGATCACCAACGGGATCAGCGCGAGGTGCGGCACGTTCCGGACCATCTGCAACGACGAATCGAGCAGCCGGTAGGAGAGCCGCGACAGGCCGTTAATCAGGCCGAGGAAAAAGCCAAGCCCGCCGCCGATGGCAAAACCAAGAAGGGCGCGACGAAAGCTCTCGAAGAGGTGTAACGGCAGTTCGCCGGTCTGCGTCAGGTGCCAACCCGCCTGGCAAACGCTCAGGGGGGAGGGCAGAACCCGCGGCGGCAGCCATCCCAACGAAGACGCCAACTGCCAGAGCGACAGAAACATTAACGGCAAAATCCACGGTACAAATGGACCCGGCGCAAAGCGGAGCAATGGGTTGGATCGTTTACTTCGGGACGCAGTCATAATTCAGGAAAAATTCAGGATGCAGAGGTGAGGGCGGCCGGTATCACGTCGTTGGCCATGATCTCGCCTTGCAAGGTTAACCTTTTGGTTCCCGGTGCTTCGGTGTGGCGCAGCGGCAAACGCGGCAACAGCAGTTCTGCCACCCGGTAGGCTTCCTCCAGGTGCGGGTACCCGGACAGAATGAAATTTTCGATGCCCAGTGCGTGATACTCGCGCATCCGGGACGCCACCGTCTCGGCGCTGCCGACCAGCGCCGTGCCGGCACCGCCGCGGACCAGCCCGACGCCGGCCCACAGGTTCGGGCTGATCTCAAGCGCTGCCCGCGACGTCCTGGGGCCGCCCGGACCGTGAAGGGCGAGCATGCGTTTCTGGCCGTGCGAGTCTTGCCGGGCCAGCGTTTTCTGTGCCTTTTCGATGGTGGCCGCGTCCAGGCGGCTGACCAGGCGATCGGCGGCGGCCCACGCTTCGTCATCGGATTCGCGAACGATGACGTGCAGACGGATGCCGAACCGCAGGGTGCGTCCCGCCTTGGCCGCAGCGGCGCGCACGGTCGCAACTTTTGCGGCGACCTGGGCCGGGGGCTCGCCCCAGGTCAGGTACACGTCCACGTGTTTGGCGGCGACCTCAATGCCCGCCGCCGACGAACCGCCGAAATAGAGCGGCGGATAAGGACGCTGCAAGGGCGGGATCAGCGCACTCGCACCGCGAACGTGCAGGTGCCTGCCATCGAAATCGATCGGGTCAGGGTTACGCGACAGGATGCCGCGCCAGATCGACAGAAATTCGTCGGTGACCTCGTAACGCCCGTCGTGTTCGAGGAAAACGCCGTCGCCAGCCAGTTCGACCGGGTCGCCGCCGGTGACGACGTTGATCAGCAAACGGCCGCCGCTGAGGCGGTCAAACGTGGCGCTCATGCGCGCAGCCAGGGTGGGCGAAATCAGCCCGGGCCGCACGGCCACCAGGAAGCGTAAACGGCGGGTTTCCGGGATCAGGCTCGACGCAACGACCCACGCATCCTCGCACGACCGGCCGGTCGGCAGGAGTACGCCGTAAAAGCCTTGCGCGTCCGCCGCAGTCGCGACCTGGCGAAGGTAATCGAAATCCAGGATGCGGCCGCCCTCGGCGGTGCCAAGGTAACGGCCGTCTCCATGCGTAGGAATGAACCAGAAAACTTTCATAGACCTGAAATCATCCCGCGATAGACGTCGTCCGAGACCTGGACGGCTTTTGGGATGATGCCCAGACGTGCAAATGTGTCCGCAACCCCTTGCTGTTCGGCCACGATCGCGGGCGTGATGGGTAAGAGGGAGTGGTAACGCGTACGGCCTTCCGAGCGCTCCAGCACCGTGGCCGGCAGCCCCAGCTTTTCCGCCAGGAGCGTAGCCGTTCCCTTCACATCCGCCTGGACGCGCCGGCCGGCTTCCCGCAACGTCTCCAGGATTACCGGAAGTGTTTCCGCCGCCGGGCTGTCCAGGTAATCCTTTCGAGCAAAATAAAATTCCCGGAAACCGGTCAGGCCTTGCCCGGTCGTCAGAACGCGCGCCTTCAACTGGATTTCGGCCGCAGCAAAGAACGGGTCCCAAACCGCCCATGCGTCGATGGCTCCCGATTGGAACGCAGCCCGGGCTTCCGCCGGTTGAAGGTACACCGATTTGATGTCGGCAAAGCTCAAACCGGCCTGCGCCAGGCGTTGCGCCACAAAAAGGTGCGAACTGGATCCACGCGCGAACGCAACCCGCTTGCCCTTCAGGTCCGTCACGGTTTGAAGCGGCGAATTTTGGGGCACGAGGAGACCGGAACTATCCGGGCTCGATTCGGTGGTGGCGACGTAAATGAAAGGTACCCCGTTGACTTGTGCAAAGATGGGCGGCGGTTGGCCGGTATGCCCGAAATCGACGGCGCCGCTGTTCATCGCCTCAAGCAGGGGAGGTCCGGAGGTAAA
It encodes:
- a CDS encoding Uma2 family endonuclease codes for the protein MTWEDVCADPSLRDLPFKIELNRLNQIVMSPSHPRHSRLQSKIARILGDLLSGGEAIVELAVDTEDSTKVPDVVWASREMIDRHSSDVAWVRAPEICVEVLSPANTVQEIAQKRALYFERGALEVWVCSWDGRMTFYGPEGELKGSTLCPMFPDTIVL
- the nhaA gene encoding Na+/H+ antiporter NhaA; protein product: MVWPLFEFIELESAGALTLVVAATMALAWANSPWSDVYQRVWGTTLSLHLGGFALHGSLAHAINDGLMAVFFLLVGLEIKRELVEGRLSGIRKAVLPAAAALGGMVVPALVYAVFSAGAGSSNAGRGWGVPMATDIAFSLGVLALLGSHRVPIALKVFLTALAIIDDLGAVLAIAIFYRAHLSWPALAVAAGTFALLLALNRLGVRRLAPYLLIGLVLWLAVLRSGIHSTVAGVLLALAVPLRVKPPLGAASLPESAYGQNPTPLHRLERTLHPFVSFLILPLFALANAGLAMHGPILLSRLASPVSLGTIAGLFLGKPAGILGACWLATKLGVAECPAGVNWRQLRAVACLGGIGFTMSLFISNLAFPGGPELVEQAKAGIIFGSLASAITGLSLSCRAPRRTGRPPQTRLRA
- a CDS encoding sulfonate ABC transporter substrate-binding protein gives rise to the protein MSPFNNLYRRALIGVLLLMLTAAVIPSKAEFDSKLFRIGYQKAANTLVLLKAHDALTKRLQPLGVEVAWSEFTAGPQLMEGLNAGAVDFGYVGEVPPIFALAAGANFVYVAYELPTPEAEGILVDKNSPIHTLAELKGKRVAFNKGSDVHWLVIRALQDVGLTYRDILPAYLTPADARAAFQRGAIDAWAIWDPFFVAAQKQLGARVLTNAAGIVNRYQYFLSARPYAEKRPDVLKIVLEEAGNIGRWVRQNYPSAAAELAPVQGLSPDVIEAGLRHYQHIYKPIDGAVLADQQRIADAFYELKLIPKKISVRDAMLPANLQGEMSAPSPASRP
- a CDS encoding ABC transporter ATP-binding protein, which gives rise to MSATIITPFAEHETRVSRAPSSKALLRVENVSKSFGANTALHPVSLEIGRGEVVAIVGRSGSGKSTLLRLVAGLEKPSSGRILIEDEPLGAGINPRARLMFQDAALLPWLSVLENVLLATPRGPDRRPIAREALEHVGLGAREREWPLVLSGGQRQRVALARALASAAELILFDEPLGALDALTRLEMQNLIERLWLESRFSAVLVTHDVEEAVTLADRVLVMEGGKLTFETAVELERPRTRSGRAFIGLKEKVLAEVMRS
- the ssuC gene encoding aliphatic sulfonate ABC transporter permease SsuC, which gives rise to MTASRSKRSNPLLRFAPGPFVPWILPLMFLSLWQLASSLGWLPPRVLPSPLSVCQAGWHLTQTGELPLHLFESFRRALLGFAIGGGLGFFLGLINGLSRLSYRLLDSSLQMVRNVPHLALIPLVILWFGIGESAKLFLIVLGVFFPVYLNTAHGVRSVEPRLVEMGRSYGLSRFDLLRKVILPGALPSILIGVRYALGITWLTLIVAETIASDNGIGYMTMNARDFLQTDVMLLGILLYALLGKLADTLTRLLERYLLRWNPAYRTA
- the ssuD gene encoding FMNH2-dependent alkanesulfonate monooxygenase, yielding MKVFWFIPTHGDGRYLGTAEGGRILDFDYLRQVATAADAQGFYGVLLPTGRSCEDAWVVASSLIPETRRLRFLVAVRPGLISPTLAARMSATFDRLSGGRLLINVVTGGDPVELAGDGVFLEHDGRYEVTDEFLSIWRGILSRNPDPIDFDGRHLHVRGASALIPPLQRPYPPLYFGGSSAAGIEVAAKHVDVYLTWGEPPAQVAAKVATVRAAAAKAGRTLRFGIRLHVIVRESDDEAWAAADRLVSRLDAATIEKAQKTLARQDSHGQKRMLALHGPGGPRTSRAALEISPNLWAGVGLVRGGAGTALVGSAETVASRMREYHALGIENFILSGYPHLEEAYRVAELLLPRLPLRHTEAPGTKRLTLQGEIMANDVIPAALTSAS
- a CDS encoding aliphatic sulfonate ABC transporter substrate-binding protein, with amino-acid sequence MRRFLQGLWPLAILFPVCALSVGAATAAPKILRVGYQKSGFLLLVRGERTLEKRLEPLGYAVEWREFTSGPPLLEAMNSGAVDFGHTGQPPPIFAQVNGVPFIYVATTESSPDSSGLLVPQNSPLQTVTDLKGKRVAFARGSSSHLFVAQRLAQAGLSFADIKSVYLQPAEARAAFQSGAIDAWAVWDPFFAAAEIQLKARVLTTGQGLTGFREFYFARKDYLDSPAAETLPVILETLREAGRRVQADVKGTATLLAEKLGLPATVLERSEGRTRYHSLLPITPAIVAEQQGVADTFARLGIIPKAVQVSDDVYRGMISGL